One window from the genome of Streptomyces cadmiisoli encodes:
- a CDS encoding lactonase family protein: protein MADGGRRRAYIGSFTAAGGPGLVTAAVDPASGALTVLSSAAGLPDPSYLAVAPDGDMLYAVSETADGAVAAYHLKGDAPEPAGPPVRVRGDGPTHLSVFAGHVLTANYGSGSVTAVPLRPDGTLSDATPAVHRHTGAGPHTPRQRGPHAHQVQPDPSGRWAVSVDLGTDSVRVCALRGGALVPHRETALRPGSGPRHLAFHPGGRHAYVVNELTPSVTVCRWDAAEGVLRPLTETPVLPGAAAGEAYPSGIVASADGRFVWTATRGEDVLSVFAVDGDSLTPAGTVPCGGHWPRAIAESGGFLYVANERSGDVTWFSVHQDTGLPRRAGSVPVTAASCVVFG from the coding sequence GTGGCGGACGGCGGGCGGCGCAGGGCATACATCGGTTCGTTCACGGCCGCCGGCGGCCCCGGGCTGGTGACGGCGGCGGTGGACCCGGCGAGCGGGGCACTGACGGTCCTGAGCAGCGCGGCCGGCCTGCCGGACCCCTCCTATCTGGCCGTCGCGCCCGACGGCGACATGCTCTACGCGGTCAGCGAGACGGCGGACGGCGCGGTCGCCGCCTACCACCTGAAGGGCGACGCCCCCGAACCCGCCGGACCGCCGGTCCGCGTCCGGGGCGACGGGCCGACCCACCTCAGCGTGTTCGCCGGGCACGTGCTGACCGCCAACTACGGCTCCGGCAGTGTCACCGCCGTGCCGCTCCGTCCGGACGGCACCCTCTCGGACGCCACGCCCGCGGTGCACCGGCACACGGGCGCCGGACCGCACACCCCACGCCAGCGAGGGCCGCACGCCCATCAGGTGCAGCCCGACCCCAGCGGACGGTGGGCCGTCAGCGTCGACCTCGGCACGGACTCCGTGCGGGTGTGCGCCCTGAGGGGCGGCGCCCTCGTACCGCACCGGGAGACGGCCCTGCGACCCGGGTCCGGTCCGCGGCACCTCGCCTTCCACCCGGGCGGGCGCCACGCGTACGTGGTCAACGAACTCACGCCGAGCGTCACCGTCTGCCGGTGGGACGCCGCCGAGGGCGTCCTGCGGCCGCTCACCGAGACCCCCGTCCTGCCCGGTGCCGCGGCCGGCGAGGCCTACCCGTCCGGCATCGTCGCGTCCGCCGACGGCCGGTTCGTGTGGACCGCGACGCGCGGCGAGGACGTGCTGTCCGTGTTCGCCGTGGACGGCGACTCGCTGACCCCGGCCGGCACGGTGCCCTGCGGGGGCCACTGGCCCCGCGCGATCGCCGAGTCGGGAGGCTTCCTGTACGTCGCCAACGAGCGTTCCGGGGACGTGACCTGGTTCTCCGTACACCAGGACACCGGCCTGCCGCGGCGCGCCGGGTCGGTCCCGGTGACGGCAGCGTCCTGCGTGGTGTTCGGCTGA
- a CDS encoding sirohydrochlorin chelatase: protein MSSPTGPASGLPVRMPRPRQPGRHRRPEPLAAPEGAPALVLAVPGTPGTATRSIAEEVVSIARSELPGLDARIGYLDGDDEEFPALQAVLAHAADERTARYEQALAAGMEVREPEGPVAVVVPLLAGPDSALLRRFRQAVMDSRVAAELTDVLGPHPLLAEGLHVRLSEAGLARADRARLFTVATAADGIILASVGGEEAVQTAGITGMLLAARLAVPVMAAALDQEGSIASVAEQLRASGSQQLALAPYLIGPEIDPGLVEEATKEAGCAAAEPLGAYPAIGKLALAKYTTALGIAPPQPQGAPTR, encoded by the coding sequence ATGAGCTCCCCCACTGGGCCCGCGTCCGGCCTACCAGTACGAATGCCGCGACCCCGCCAGCCCGGGCGGCACCGCCGACCCGAGCCCCTGGCGGCTCCCGAGGGCGCGCCCGCGCTCGTCCTCGCGGTGCCGGGCACGCCCGGCACGGCCACGCGCAGTATCGCCGAGGAGGTCGTGAGCATCGCGCGCTCCGAGCTGCCCGGCCTCGACGCCCGGATCGGGTACCTCGACGGTGACGACGAGGAGTTCCCCGCGCTCCAGGCCGTACTGGCGCACGCCGCGGACGAGCGCACCGCCCGGTACGAGCAGGCGCTCGCCGCGGGTATGGAGGTCAGGGAGCCGGAGGGCCCCGTCGCCGTCGTCGTGCCGCTGCTCGCGGGACCCGACAGCGCACTGCTGCGCCGGTTCCGCCAGGCGGTCATGGACAGCCGCGTCGCGGCCGAACTGACCGATGTGCTCGGACCGCACCCGCTGCTCGCCGAGGGCCTGCACGTGCGTCTGTCCGAGGCCGGTCTGGCCCGCGCCGACCGTGCCCGGCTGTTCACCGTGGCGACCGCCGCGGACGGCATCATCCTGGCCTCCGTGGGCGGCGAGGAGGCCGTGCAGACGGCCGGGATCACCGGCATGCTGCTCGCCGCGCGGCTCGCCGTGCCGGTGATGGCGGCGGCCCTGGACCAGGAGGGTTCGATCGCCTCCGTCGCGGAGCAGCTGCGCGCCTCGGGTTCGCAGCAGCTGGCGCTCGCGCCGTACCTGATCGGTCCCGAGATCGACCCGGGCCTGGTCGAGGAGGCCACGAAGGAGGCGGGCTGCGCCGCCGCCGAGCCGCTCGGCGCCTACCCGGCGATCGGCAAGCTCGCGCTGGCCAAGTACACGACGGCGCTGGGTATCGCGCCGCCGCAGCCGCAGGGCGCTCCGACCCGCTGA
- a CDS encoding BadF/BadG/BcrA/BcrD ATPase family protein has product MRAVVGTVARGAVATRESGRPVSTGARGIDAADLMRQLAPMVRALTAETGTADLHTLALGAAGFATLGDDLRAELPGSVHREWGIRRIALAADAVTAYAGALGAAPGAVVAAGTGLIAMGTDLTRWRRADGWGHLLGDCGGGAWIGRAGLEAALRAHDGREGGSAALLARAEAVFGPMPGLPGQLYPRPDRPAVLASFAPDVAACAAEGDPVAVGVLRAAARHIADSAAAVCPTSGEPRVALTGGLLKTGAPLLLPLEEELTKRLPHAHRVMAEGDPLHGSVRIATDLTIGALALPTDERLLRVTTVAG; this is encoded by the coding sequence CTGCGGGCGGTCGTGGGGACCGTCGCGCGGGGAGCGGTCGCCACACGCGAGTCGGGGCGGCCGGTGAGCACCGGAGCGCGGGGCATCGACGCCGCGGACCTGATGCGGCAACTCGCCCCCATGGTGCGGGCGTTGACGGCCGAGACCGGCACCGCCGACCTGCACACCCTCGCACTCGGCGCGGCGGGTTTCGCGACGCTGGGCGACGACCTGCGCGCCGAACTGCCGGGATCCGTGCACCGGGAGTGGGGGATCCGCAGGATCGCGCTGGCCGCCGACGCCGTCACCGCGTACGCGGGCGCCCTGGGAGCCGCGCCCGGTGCCGTGGTCGCCGCCGGTACCGGACTCATCGCGATGGGCACCGACCTGACGCGCTGGCGTCGCGCGGACGGCTGGGGCCATCTGCTGGGCGACTGCGGCGGCGGGGCCTGGATCGGCCGGGCCGGCCTGGAGGCGGCACTGCGCGCTCATGACGGCAGGGAGGGCGGTTCCGCCGCGCTGCTGGCCCGCGCCGAGGCCGTGTTCGGCCCGATGCCGGGACTGCCGGGACAGCTCTACCCACGCCCCGACCGTCCCGCCGTCCTCGCCTCGTTCGCCCCCGACGTGGCGGCCTGCGCCGCTGAGGGCGACCCGGTCGCCGTGGGCGTACTGCGCGCGGCGGCGCGGCACATCGCGGACTCCGCGGCCGCCGTGTGCCCGACCTCGGGCGAGCCCCGCGTCGCCCTCACCGGCGGCCTGCTGAAGACGGGCGCCCCGCTGCTCCTGCCCTTGGAGGAGGAACTGACGAAACGACTGCCGCACGCTCACCGGGTGATGGCCGAGGGCGATCCCCTGCACGGTTCGGTGCGTATCGCGACCGATCTGACGATCGGAGCACTCGCCCTGCCGACGGACGAGCGGCTGCTGCGCGTGACGACGGTTGCGGGGTGA
- a CDS encoding uracil-DNA glycosylase, which yields MAPRPLHELVEAGWAKALEPAAGRIAAMGDFLRAEIAAGRTYLPAGANVLRAFQQPFDDVRVLIVGQDPYPTPGMAIGLSFAVSPEVRSLPGSLENIFREMHTDLALPRPSNGDLTPWTQQGVLLLNRALTTAPRKPAAHRGKGWEEVTEQAIRALAARGKPLVSILWGRDARNLRPLLGDLPAIESAHPSPMSADRGFFGSRPFSRANDLLVRQGGQPVDWRLP from the coding sequence GTGGCACCACGACCCTTGCATGAACTTGTTGAAGCCGGCTGGGCGAAGGCACTTGAACCCGCGGCCGGACGTATCGCTGCGATGGGGGACTTCCTCCGGGCCGAGATAGCGGCCGGCCGGACCTATCTTCCGGCAGGTGCGAATGTCCTGCGCGCCTTCCAGCAGCCCTTCGACGACGTACGCGTCCTGATCGTCGGCCAGGACCCCTACCCCACGCCGGGTATGGCGATCGGGTTGAGCTTCGCGGTCTCGCCCGAGGTGCGTTCGTTGCCGGGAAGCCTGGAGAACATCTTCCGGGAGATGCACACCGATCTGGCGCTGCCCAGGCCGTCCAACGGCGATCTGACGCCGTGGACGCAGCAGGGCGTGCTGTTGCTCAACAGGGCGCTCACCACGGCCCCGCGCAAGCCCGCGGCGCACCGGGGCAAGGGGTGGGAGGAAGTCACCGAGCAGGCCATCCGGGCGCTGGCGGCGCGGGGCAAGCCGCTGGTGTCGATTCTGTGGGGGCGTGACGCGCGCAATCTGCGTCCGCTGCTCGGGGATCTTCCGGCGATCGAGTCGGCCCATCCCTCGCCGATGTCGGCGGACCGCGGCTTCTTCGGCTCGCGGCCGTTCAGCCGGGCCAACGACCTGCTGGTGCGCCAGGGCGGTCAGCCGGTGGACTGGCGCCTGCCGTAA
- a CDS encoding peptidase inhibitor family I36 protein: MMSISPSAAHSSDGTVYKCGRNGNFPLCLYYNSNLKGAKVGIFGKVHNYDFSPQCSSQGCLPFTFSEGSGLAGYGQKVKNNAASAYNYNDTSTRVYYNSGWTGPADEWDPYGWGVYFGNLSATYNENASQARMCGEC; the protein is encoded by the coding sequence ATGATGAGTATCTCCCCCAGTGCCGCCCACTCCTCCGACGGAACGGTCTACAAGTGCGGCCGAAACGGGAACTTCCCGCTCTGCCTGTACTACAACTCGAACCTCAAGGGTGCCAAGGTCGGTATTTTCGGGAAGGTCCACAACTACGACTTCTCGCCGCAGTGCTCGTCCCAGGGCTGTCTGCCGTTCACCTTCTCTGAAGGCTCGGGTCTGGCCGGCTACGGCCAGAAGGTGAAGAACAACGCCGCCTCGGCCTACAACTACAACGACACGTCCACCCGTGTCTACTACAACAGCGGCTGGACGGGCCCGGCGGACGAGTGGGACCCGTACGGCTGGGGTGTCTACTTCGGCAACCTCAGCGCCACCTACAACGAGAATGCATCGCAGGCTCGCATGTGTGGCGAGTGCTAG
- a CDS encoding peptidoglycan-binding domain-containing protein, giving the protein MPENEQQVPAVGLVHKRRWIVGVAAGAVLVSSAGLAAAQIVKSPAQAAVDSAAPPASVITAAVEYRVLADSVILRGAVTAEQTVDVSISGAPAEASAAVVTKLRVRAGEQFKAGQVLLEVSGRPVFVLPGEVPVYRDLKPGMDGDDVTQLQTALRDIGHGTGTDREGYFGAGTKAALHAFYTSVGYDPLPATTDGDAEVEAARDGVTEAERALEDALAPDGEAGEDVGATDPAEKQSPAPSREAERAREDLRKARETLADALAASGPMLPASEAVFLSSFPARVDSINTKVGSVVADKLLTVSAGALVVNGYLQQHQKGLVRPGQKVQILSEVTGVSAAATVASVSDTLQQERSDTTDGNPGMATPSGYLMVVEPTKELPSELAGQDVRLTVQAASTKGKALVVPVSAITAGADGRTSVTVLTSADTKRKVTVTTGTTGDGYVEVRLGAGARLAEGERVIIGTRNHLSGEQSR; this is encoded by the coding sequence GTGCCCGAGAACGAACAGCAGGTGCCGGCCGTCGGGCTGGTGCACAAACGCCGGTGGATCGTCGGTGTTGCTGCTGGAGCGGTGCTTGTTTCCAGCGCGGGCTTGGCGGCCGCCCAGATCGTCAAGTCGCCGGCACAGGCCGCGGTCGACTCGGCGGCGCCGCCGGCCAGTGTGATCACAGCCGCCGTGGAGTACCGGGTGCTCGCCGATTCGGTGATTCTCCGGGGTGCCGTGACGGCCGAGCAGACCGTGGACGTGTCCATCTCAGGAGCACCCGCGGAGGCGTCGGCGGCTGTTGTCACCAAGCTCCGTGTCAGGGCCGGTGAGCAGTTCAAGGCAGGTCAGGTCCTGTTGGAGGTCTCGGGGCGACCGGTCTTCGTCCTGCCCGGTGAGGTTCCGGTGTACCGGGACCTCAAACCCGGCATGGACGGTGACGACGTCACACAGTTGCAGACCGCACTCCGGGACATCGGGCACGGCACCGGAACGGACCGTGAGGGGTACTTCGGCGCCGGTACCAAGGCAGCCCTGCACGCCTTCTACACGAGCGTCGGCTACGACCCTCTGCCCGCGACAACCGACGGTGACGCGGAAGTCGAAGCGGCGCGCGACGGAGTGACTGAGGCGGAGCGGGCCCTGGAAGACGCCCTTGCTCCTGACGGCGAAGCCGGCGAAGACGTCGGCGCAACGGACCCGGCCGAAAAACAGTCGCCCGCGCCCTCCCGGGAAGCAGAGCGTGCCCGCGAGGACCTGCGCAAGGCACGCGAGACGCTCGCCGACGCACTGGCCGCGAGCGGTCCGATGCTTCCTGCCTCCGAAGCCGTATTTCTCTCCAGCTTTCCGGCCCGGGTCGACAGCATCAACACCAAGGTGGGCAGCGTCGTCGCCGACAAGCTCCTGACGGTGTCCGCCGGGGCGCTGGTGGTGAACGGCTACCTGCAACAGCATCAGAAGGGCCTGGTCCGCCCTGGTCAGAAGGTGCAGATTCTCTCAGAGGTCACAGGCGTCTCCGCCGCCGCCACCGTGGCGTCGGTCTCGGACACGCTTCAGCAGGAGCGGTCCGACACCACCGACGGCAATCCGGGCATGGCGACGCCGAGCGGATATCTCATGGTGGTCGAACCCACGAAGGAACTCCCCTCGGAGCTGGCCGGCCAAGACGTACGTCTGACGGTCCAGGCAGCCTCCACCAAGGGCAAGGCCCTGGTGGTACCCGTGTCCGCCATCACGGCGGGCGCCGACGGCCGGACATCGGTGACCGTGCTCACCTCGGCCGATACCAAGCGGAAGGTCACGGTCACCACCGGCACCACCGGGGACGGCTATGTCGAGGTCCGCCTCGGGGCGGGCGCCCGGCTGGCCGAAGGCGAGCGAGTCATCATCGGAACGCGCAACCACCTGTCCGGGGAGCAGTCGCGGTGA
- a CDS encoding ABC transporter ATP-binding protein, whose protein sequence is MTEATVTETPVIHLDGAGLTYAGPPPVTALQPCDLIVRRGEFVTVVGPSGAGKSTLLNIIGLLDTPTQGIFRLDGLDTGALEDGERTALRGHRIGFVFQSFHLLPHRTAWENVALALIYRSTSRKERITRAKEALAQVGLEHRSDALPSTLSGGERQRVAIARALVGRPSLLLCDEPTGNLDSATARSILELLDELHAGGMTLMVITHDPSVAERGERTITICDGKLTEGTAE, encoded by the coding sequence GTGACGGAAGCAACCGTGACCGAAACGCCGGTGATCCACCTCGACGGGGCAGGTCTCACCTACGCCGGTCCACCACCCGTGACGGCACTGCAACCGTGCGATCTCATCGTGCGCCGCGGCGAGTTCGTGACGGTGGTGGGCCCTTCCGGGGCGGGGAAGTCCACGCTCTTGAACATCATCGGACTGCTGGACACCCCCACGCAGGGGATCTTCCGGCTGGACGGACTCGACACGGGAGCGCTGGAGGACGGCGAACGCACCGCTCTGCGGGGCCATCGCATCGGTTTCGTCTTCCAGTCGTTCCATCTCCTGCCGCACCGCACTGCCTGGGAGAACGTGGCGCTGGCCCTCATCTATCGCAGCACAAGCCGCAAGGAGCGCATCACGAGGGCCAAGGAAGCACTCGCGCAAGTCGGCCTGGAGCACAGGAGCGACGCCCTGCCGTCGACACTGTCCGGTGGCGAACGTCAGCGAGTGGCCATCGCCAGGGCCCTGGTCGGCCGGCCGTCCCTGCTTCTGTGCGATGAGCCGACCGGCAATCTCGACTCCGCCACCGCCCGGTCCATCCTCGAGCTGCTGGACGAACTGCACGCGGGCGGCATGACCCTGATGGTCATCACACACGATCCGTCCGTAGCCGAACGAGGTGAACGCACGATCACCATCTGCGACGGCAAACTGACGGAAGGGACAGCCGAATGA
- a CDS encoding ABC transporter permease, protein MRRRPVPRFRPRRLRRKRPVLITRLSAQDLFSESVAGILQRPVRSVLTSVGTVLGVGTFVAVLGLTATASSQIDERFNALSATEVTVDDVAHDQNPFVELAFPEDADQRVERLNGVEHAGVYWPVQTNRAGSVRSAPIGASATGNDIQVVAASSGVLDAAGPSLSQGRTFERWHDKTSQRVAVIGSGVAAQLGISTVETQPAVFIGNEAFTVIGIIDDVERKADLLLSVVVPRTTAQWLWGAPKEGAKMLISTRLGAAAQVAAESATALDPAHPHYFKAVPPPDPQSLRTKVTSDLDQLFLLLAAICLFIGAVGIANTTLVAVLERTGEIGLRRALGARGRHITFQFLTESAALGTLGGMVGTSLGTVTVVGVAAARDWTPVIHSTTVTTAPVIGLVTGLVAGLYPAWRASRIQPVEALRR, encoded by the coding sequence ATGAGGCGCCGCCCGGTGCCGCGGTTCCGGCCACGCCGACTTCGCAGAAAGCGGCCCGTTCTCATCACCCGGCTGTCCGCCCAGGACCTCTTCTCGGAGTCCGTGGCCGGAATCCTGCAGCGGCCCGTGCGTTCCGTGCTGACGTCTGTGGGCACAGTCCTCGGCGTCGGCACATTCGTGGCCGTGCTCGGCCTGACCGCGACCGCCTCCTCCCAGATCGACGAGCGATTCAACGCTCTCAGCGCGACGGAAGTGACCGTCGACGACGTCGCTCACGACCAGAACCCGTTCGTCGAACTGGCCTTTCCCGAAGACGCCGACCAGCGGGTCGAACGGCTCAACGGAGTGGAACACGCCGGCGTGTACTGGCCGGTGCAGACGAACCGTGCGGGCAGTGTCCGCTCGGCACCCATCGGCGCCTCCGCGACGGGAAACGACATCCAGGTCGTGGCAGCCTCCTCGGGAGTCCTCGACGCTGCCGGGCCGTCGTTGAGCCAAGGCCGAACGTTCGAACGATGGCACGACAAGACGTCCCAGCGTGTGGCAGTCATCGGTTCCGGAGTCGCCGCCCAACTCGGCATCTCCACCGTGGAGACACAGCCCGCGGTGTTCATCGGCAACGAAGCCTTCACCGTGATCGGGATCATCGACGACGTCGAACGCAAGGCGGACCTTCTTCTGTCCGTCGTGGTCCCGCGTACCACCGCTCAGTGGCTCTGGGGCGCCCCCAAGGAAGGCGCCAAAATGCTGATATCCACCCGGCTCGGCGCAGCAGCGCAGGTCGCCGCGGAATCCGCCACCGCCCTCGACCCCGCGCACCCGCACTACTTCAAGGCCGTTCCGCCGCCCGACCCTCAATCGCTGCGCACCAAGGTCACAAGCGATCTCGACCAACTCTTTCTCCTGCTCGCAGCCATTTGCCTGTTCATCGGAGCGGTAGGAATCGCGAACACCACACTCGTGGCCGTGCTGGAACGCACGGGCGAAATCGGATTGCGCCGGGCACTCGGAGCACGCGGCAGGCACATCACCTTCCAGTTCCTGACCGAGTCGGCGGCCCTGGGCACCCTGGGGGGAATGGTCGGTACCTCTCTCGGAACCGTCACGGTGGTCGGCGTCGCTGCCGCCCGGGACTGGACGCCCGTGATCCACTCCACCACGGTGACCACGGCCCCGGTCATCGGACTCGTCACCGGTCTGGTGGCAGGCCTTTACCCCGCGTGGCGAGCAAGCCGAATTCAGCCCGTGGAAGCTCTGCGCCGCTGA
- a CDS encoding glycoside hydrolase domain-containing protein: protein MADEMVRQAQVFVNQTYGNIIGMTVTENGQTGWNTMYALTRALQYELGITSLSNNFGPGTLAALQSQYGKLDETNIPNPNFCKIIQSALYCKGYDGGSLDGTYSSRVKDAVAKLNQDMGLSTVYPGSSLWPKAIKGLFNMDAYVTVNNGSSAIRSVQQWLNGRYILRSDFYVIPCDGHHSRDVAKSMLYAVQYELGMADGVANGVFGPGTQSGLRSHTVSVGSTGAWARLFTAAMVLNKRDVSFGDFTAAVKAGVESFQSFVKLPVTGQGDFSTWASLLVSYGDQSRQGEACDGVTKITSARAQTLKAAGVRYIGRYLTNPSSTSLPEKAIQPGELQTIADNGLRCFPIYQTFGRDASDFSYPQGRWAGQAAVNAALDHGFKAGTRIFFAVDFDALDADVTNSVLPHFKGIQDAIIDDGNRFEIGVYGPRNVCTRVSEAGHATASFVSDMSSGFSGNFGYPLPANWAYDQIVTRTLGSGSGAIEIDVNIASGRDTGQASFNAPRTPVPDTGLSPSVLTAMRTDVGKYMESIGFPNDGGLRSHTHEACFQWTVLEYDAVITLLAYRYNMRKALIQTSAYWEMRHIDAVDVAKDLEVMAEFQATGSFRDSSTGICQIFGRTATLAWNHAVQRGYTEGPVRDINSDQDKYNIWRDCMEDNQFALSTVPLVHLWNADGAPGNTPEETPLRSMRLDYTENETFEILRRYQGPAGSEATPHAKQRMALYQIMEKYNAISRNV, encoded by the coding sequence ATGGCTGACGAAATGGTGCGCCAAGCCCAGGTATTTGTTAATCAGACCTACGGCAACATCATCGGGATGACTGTCACGGAGAACGGTCAGACCGGCTGGAACACCATGTATGCCCTGACTCGGGCGCTCCAGTACGAGTTGGGCATCACGAGCCTGTCCAACAACTTCGGGCCGGGCACCCTGGCGGCTCTCCAGTCGCAGTACGGCAAGCTGGACGAGACGAACATTCCCAACCCGAACTTCTGCAAGATCATTCAGTCTGCCCTCTACTGCAAGGGATACGACGGCGGCAGCCTCGACGGCACGTACAGCTCCCGTGTCAAGGACGCAGTCGCGAAGCTGAACCAGGACATGGGGCTGAGCACTGTGTACCCGGGCAGCTCTCTTTGGCCGAAGGCCATCAAGGGGCTGTTCAACATGGACGCCTATGTCACCGTCAACAACGGCTCGAGCGCCATCCGGTCGGTCCAGCAGTGGCTGAACGGCCGGTACATCCTCCGCAGCGACTTCTACGTCATACCCTGCGACGGCCACCACTCCCGTGACGTGGCCAAGTCCATGCTGTACGCGGTCCAGTACGAGCTGGGCATGGCCGACGGTGTGGCCAACGGCGTGTTCGGGCCCGGCACGCAGTCCGGCTTGAGGTCGCACACGGTGTCGGTCGGCAGTACCGGCGCTTGGGCGCGCCTGTTCACCGCGGCGATGGTCCTCAACAAGCGGGATGTGTCCTTCGGGGATTTCACCGCAGCCGTCAAGGCTGGCGTGGAGAGCTTCCAGTCGTTCGTCAAGCTTCCCGTCACCGGGCAGGGAGACTTCTCCACCTGGGCCTCCCTCCTTGTCTCCTATGGGGACCAGAGCCGTCAGGGAGAGGCCTGCGACGGCGTCACGAAGATCACGTCTGCCCGGGCCCAGACACTCAAGGCAGCCGGTGTCAGGTACATCGGCCGCTACCTCACCAACCCCAGCAGCACCTCGCTGCCCGAGAAGGCGATCCAGCCCGGCGAACTCCAGACCATCGCGGACAACGGACTGCGCTGTTTTCCGATCTACCAGACCTTCGGGCGTGACGCCTCCGACTTCAGCTATCCCCAGGGACGGTGGGCCGGCCAGGCCGCGGTCAACGCGGCGCTCGACCACGGTTTCAAGGCGGGAACACGGATCTTCTTCGCCGTGGACTTCGACGCTCTCGACGCCGACGTCACCAACAGCGTCCTGCCGCACTTCAAGGGCATCCAGGACGCAATCATCGATGACGGCAACCGGTTCGAGATCGGCGTCTACGGGCCGCGTAACGTGTGCACCCGTGTCTCGGAGGCCGGTCATGCCACCGCGTCCTTCGTCTCCGACATGTCCTCGGGCTTCTCAGGAAACTTCGGCTATCCACTGCCCGCGAACTGGGCCTACGACCAGATCGTCACCCGCACCCTCGGCTCCGGCTCCGGCGCCATAGAGATCGACGTCAACATCGCCTCAGGACGCGACACCGGACAGGCGTCGTTCAACGCACCTCGCACCCCTGTCCCGGACACCGGCCTCAGTCCGTCCGTCCTCACGGCCATGCGGACGGACGTCGGCAAGTACATGGAGTCGATCGGCTTCCCCAACGACGGTGGCCTCAGGTCACATACGCATGAGGCCTGCTTCCAGTGGACCGTGCTCGAGTACGACGCGGTCATCACCCTGCTCGCCTACCGCTACAACATGCGAAAGGCACTCATCCAGACGTCCGCGTACTGGGAGATGCGGCACATCGACGCGGTCGACGTGGCCAAGGACCTGGAAGTGATGGCGGAGTTCCAAGCAACCGGGTCCTTCCGGGACAGTTCCACGGGTATCTGCCAGATCTTCGGCAGGACTGCCACTCTGGCGTGGAACCACGCCGTCCAGAGGGGTTACACAGAGGGACCCGTCCGCGACATCAACAGCGATCAGGACAAGTACAACATCTGGCGCGATTGCATGGAGGACAATCAGTTCGCCCTGTCCACGGTCCCTCTCGTCCACCTGTGGAACGCCGACGGCGCCCCGGGTAACACCCCCGAAGAGACTCCTCTTCGCTCCATGCGCCTGGACTACACGGAGAACGAGACCTTCGAGATTCTGCGCAGGTACCAAGGGCCGGCCGGATCAGAGGCGACCCCGCACGCCAAGCAGCGGATGGCGCTCTACCAGATCATGGAGAAGTACAACGCCATTTCCCGGAACGTATGA
- a CDS encoding WD40/YVTN/BNR-like repeat-containing protein: MAGVLLAVGTRKGLFIGRRRGGTWEFDESPHFNAQAVYSVAIDTRGATPRVLAGGDSAHWGPSVFHSDDLGRTWTEPARPAVKFPKDTGASLERVWQLHPAAAEPDVVYAGTEPAALYRSEDRGEHFDLVRPLWEHPTRSEWVPGGGGEGLHTVVTDRRDPRAVTVAVSAAGVFRTTDGGVSWEPSNSGVSAVFLPNPAPEFGQCVHKIAQDASTPDRLYLQNHWGVYRSDDAGAHWTDIGEGLPSTFGFAAAAHPHRGDTAYVFPINADADRVPADRRCRVFRTADAGRSWEPLSAGLPQEQHYGTVLRDALCTDDADPAGVYFGNRNGEVYASADDGDSWRQLASHLPDVLCVRAAVIA; this comes from the coding sequence ATGGCCGGGGTACTGCTCGCCGTGGGCACACGCAAGGGTCTGTTCATCGGGCGCCGGCGCGGTGGCACCTGGGAGTTCGACGAGAGCCCCCACTTCAACGCCCAGGCCGTGTACTCGGTCGCGATCGACACGCGCGGCGCCACCCCGCGGGTGCTGGCCGGCGGCGACAGCGCGCACTGGGGTCCGTCGGTGTTCCACTCCGACGACCTGGGCCGGACCTGGACCGAGCCCGCTCGGCCCGCCGTCAAGTTCCCCAAGGACACGGGGGCTTCGCTGGAGCGGGTGTGGCAGCTGCACCCGGCCGCCGCCGAGCCGGACGTGGTCTACGCGGGCACGGAGCCGGCCGCGCTGTACCGCTCCGAGGACCGCGGGGAGCACTTCGACCTGGTCCGCCCGCTGTGGGAGCACCCCACACGCTCGGAGTGGGTGCCCGGCGGCGGCGGAGAGGGCCTGCACACCGTCGTCACCGACCGACGCGATCCGAGAGCGGTGACGGTCGCCGTGTCGGCGGCCGGGGTGTTCCGCACGACGGACGGCGGGGTCAGCTGGGAGCCGTCCAACTCCGGGGTCTCCGCGGTGTTCCTGCCGAATCCCGCCCCGGAGTTCGGCCAGTGCGTGCACAAGATCGCGCAGGATGCGTCGACCCCGGACCGGCTGTACCTCCAGAACCACTGGGGTGTGTACCGCAGCGACGACGCGGGCGCGCACTGGACCGACATCGGCGAGGGCCTGCCGTCCACGTTCGGTTTCGCCGCCGCCGCGCACCCGCACCGCGGCGACACCGCGTATGTGTTCCCGATCAACGCGGACGCGGACCGGGTGCCCGCCGATCGCCGCTGCCGGGTGTTCCGCACGGCGGACGCCGGCCGCTCATGGGAGCCGCTCAGCGCGGGCCTGCCCCAGGAGCAGCACTACGGCACGGTGCTGCGCGACGCGCTGTGCACCGACGACGCGGACCCGGCGGGTGTGTACTTCGGCAACCGGAACGGCGAGGTGTACGCCTCCGCCGACGACGGCGACAGCTGGCGGCAGTTGGCGTCGCACCTGCCCGACGTGCTGTGCGTGCGGGCCGCGGTCATCGCCTAA